In Pseudomonas abieticivorans, the genomic window TGGCCATGGCCCGCGATATTCGCGTGATCTTGGTCAAGCTGGCCGACCGCCTGCACAACATGCGCACCCTGGAAGTCCTGTCCGGCGAAAAGCGCCGGCGCATCGCCAAGGAAACCCTGGAAATCTACGCCCCCATCGCCAACCGGCTGGGCATGCACAACGTGCGCGTCGAATTCGAAGACCTGGGTTTCAAGGCCATGTACCCGATGCGCTCGGCGCGCATCCTCCAGGCGGTCAAGCGCGCGCGCGGCAACCGCAAGGAAATCGTCAACAAGATCGAGCAGTCCCTGAGCCATTGCCTGGCCGTGGACGGCATCGAGGGCGATGTCAGCGGACGGCAAAAGCACATCTATGGCATCTACAAGAAGATGCGCGGCAAGCGCCGCGCCTTCAACGAAATCATGGATGTGTACGCGTTCCGCATCGTGGTCGACAAGGTCGATACCTGCTACCGCGTACTCGGCGCCGTACATAATTTGTACAAGCCGTTGCCCGGCCGCTTCAAGGACTACATCGCGATCCCCAAAGCCAACGGCTACCAATCGCTGCATACCACGTTGTTCGGCATGCACGGCGTACCGATCGAGATCCAGATCCGCACCCGTGAAATGGAAGAGATGGCCAACAACGGCATCGCCGCCCATTGGCTGTACAAGTCCAGCGACGACGAGCAACCCAAGGGCACCCACGCCCGCGCGCGCCAATGGGTCAAGGGCGTGCTGGAGATGCAGCAACGTGCCGGCAACTCGCTGGAATTCATCGAAAGCGTGAAGATCGACCTGTTCCCGGACGAGGTCTACGTATTCACGCCCAAAGGCCGCATCATGGAGCTGCCCAAAGGCTCCACCGCGGTCGACTTCGCCTACGCGGTGCATACCGACGTGGGTAACAGCTGCATTGCCTGCCGCATCAACCGTCGCCTGGCGCCGCTGTCCGAACCGCTGCAAAGCGGCTCCACGGTAGAGATCGTCAGCGCACCGGGGGCCCGACCCAATCCGGCCTGGCTCAACTTCGTGGTCACCGGCAAGGCGCGCACACATATCCGCCATGCACTCAAGCTGCAGCGTCGCTCCGAGTCCATCAGCCTGGGCGAACGCCTGCTGAACAAGGTACTCAATGGTTTCGATAGCGCGCTGGAGCGCATTCCGGTCGAGCGCGTGCAGGCGATGCTCACCGAATACCGCCTGGAAGTCATCGAAGATCTGCTCGAAGACATTGGCCTGGGCAACCGCATGGCATACGTGGTGGCGCGGCGCCTGCTGGCCAGCGAAGGCGAGCAACTGCCAAGCCCGGAGGGCCCGCTGGCAATCCGCGGCACCGAAGGCCTGGTACTGAGCTTCGCCAAATGCTGCACGCCGATCCCGGGCGACCCGATTGTCGGGCACCTGTCGGCCGGCAAGGGCATGGTTGTGCACCTGGAAAACTGCCGCAACATCAGCGAAATCCGCCACAACCCGGAAAAATGCATCCAGTTGTCCTGGGCCAAGGATGTCACCGGCGAATTCAACGTCGAGCTGCGCGTGGAGCTTGAACACCAGCGCGGCCTGATTGCCCTGCTGGCCAGTAGCGTCAACGCGGCCGACGGCAACATCGAGAAGATCAGCATGGACGAGCGCGATGGCCGCATCAGCGTGGTCCAACTGGTCGTCAGCGTGCACGACCGCGTGCACCTGGCGCGCGTGATCAAGAAACTGCGCGCCTTGACCGGCGTCATCCGTATCACCCGAATGCGCGCCTAAAGGTTTTTGCCCCTCAATTCCAAGGAGTCCTTCATGACCAAGACAGTTATCACCAGCGACAAAGCCCCTGCTGCCATCGGTACCTACTCGCAGGCCATCAAAGCTGGCAATACCGTCTACATGTCCGGTCAGATCCCGCTCGATCCAA contains:
- the spoT gene encoding bifunctional GTP diphosphokinase/guanosine-3',5'-bis pyrophosphate 3'-pyrophosphohydrolase, coding for MPSIDALADRLSAYLGHDQVNLVRRAYFYAEQAHDGQRRRSGEPYVTHPLAVANILADMHMDHQSLMAAMLHDVIEDTGIAKEALCAQFGETVAELVDGVSKLTQMNFETKAEAQAENFQKMAMAMARDIRVILVKLADRLHNMRTLEVLSGEKRRRIAKETLEIYAPIANRLGMHNVRVEFEDLGFKAMYPMRSARILQAVKRARGNRKEIVNKIEQSLSHCLAVDGIEGDVSGRQKHIYGIYKKMRGKRRAFNEIMDVYAFRIVVDKVDTCYRVLGAVHNLYKPLPGRFKDYIAIPKANGYQSLHTTLFGMHGVPIEIQIRTREMEEMANNGIAAHWLYKSSDDEQPKGTHARARQWVKGVLEMQQRAGNSLEFIESVKIDLFPDEVYVFTPKGRIMELPKGSTAVDFAYAVHTDVGNSCIACRINRRLAPLSEPLQSGSTVEIVSAPGARPNPAWLNFVVTGKARTHIRHALKLQRRSESISLGERLLNKVLNGFDSALERIPVERVQAMLTEYRLEVIEDLLEDIGLGNRMAYVVARRLLASEGEQLPSPEGPLAIRGTEGLVLSFAKCCTPIPGDPIVGHLSAGKGMVVHLENCRNISEIRHNPEKCIQLSWAKDVTGEFNVELRVELEHQRGLIALLASSVNAADGNIEKISMDERDGRISVVQLVVSVHDRVHLARVIKKLRALTGVIRITRMRA